Proteins encoded together in one Marinithermus hydrothermalis DSM 14884 window:
- a CDS encoding phosphodiester glycosidase family protein has translation MKRLAGFVLLLGVAFAQVPAAWLGLEVQAAPDGTLTFSNGTQRFTYVPGVGWAPPLPPALPPPKGPDHRLDERVIRAAGLVAPQTPSAHLRYALREDRLRLVLDLAVYWEGPRTDGPSNGQYRFDLPYFIPNPPDLEGLRLEYRPDGVTLYFTAPKDRLYRWRAFPLAAPPRYVLDLYFLEPPPPPKPLAPGIRYREVYYWSPAPLKLRLVEAAPGSWRLLPVGQPGERRPLHEFAPDALALLNGGYFDPPSGTPIGLWVADGVPLGYPFGRSALLWNDGALFAGVPKFQAFVVGPDGKAHPTGVNRWPARLTAYTLPGPAGRAGERVALVKNDRVVGLHDAPYPLPAGHWALAFPPDAEPWRRLRPGDPLKLYGRLEPPVRYALEAGPLLVQAGRLAYTPEAEGFRPGAPQVAKVTYQAGVAWRRDGTLWLVVSDPTTPRVFAQALLELGAWSAIRMDAGGSAQLYVQGRLVFPEKARPVVNGLALYPK, from the coding sequence ATGAAGCGGCTCGCCGGGTTCGTGCTTCTGTTGGGCGTAGCCTTCGCCCAGGTGCCCGCGGCGTGGCTGGGCCTCGAGGTCCAGGCCGCTCCCGACGGCACCCTTACCTTTAGCAACGGCACGCAGCGCTTCACGTACGTCCCGGGGGTGGGGTGGGCCCCGCCCCTCCCCCCGGCCCTGCCCCCCCCAAAAGGCCCGGATCACCGCCTGGACGAGAGGGTGATCCGCGCGGCGGGTCTCGTCGCCCCTCAAACCCCCAGCGCCCACCTGCGCTACGCCCTGCGGGAGGACCGGTTGCGGCTCGTCCTGGACCTGGCGGTGTACTGGGAAGGCCCCCGCACAGACGGCCCTTCGAACGGCCAGTACCGCTTCGACCTCCCCTACTTCATCCCCAACCCCCCGGACCTCGAGGGGCTGCGCCTCGAGTACCGCCCGGACGGCGTCACGCTTTACTTCACCGCGCCTAAAGACCGCCTCTACCGCTGGCGCGCCTTTCCCCTTGCGGCCCCGCCCCGGTACGTGCTGGACCTGTACTTCCTCGAGCCGCCCCCACCCCCTAAACCCCTCGCTCCGGGGATCCGTTACCGCGAGGTGTACTACTGGTCCCCCGCCCCCCTCAAGCTCCGCCTTGTCGAGGCCGCTCCGGGAAGCTGGCGGCTGCTCCCGGTGGGCCAGCCCGGGGAGCGCCGGCCCCTCCACGAGTTCGCCCCGGACGCGCTCGCCCTCCTCAACGGCGGGTATTTCGACCCTCCCTCCGGCACCCCCATCGGGCTCTGGGTCGCGGACGGGGTACCGCTCGGCTACCCGTTCGGCCGCAGCGCCCTCCTCTGGAACGACGGGGCGTTGTTCGCCGGCGTCCCCAAGTTCCAGGCCTTCGTCGTGGGGCCCGACGGAAAGGCGCACCCCACCGGCGTGAACCGCTGGCCCGCCCGGCTCACCGCGTACACCCTGCCCGGCCCCGCGGGGCGCGCCGGGGAGCGCGTCGCCCTCGTGAAGAACGACCGGGTGGTGGGGTTGCACGACGCGCCGTACCCGCTGCCGGCTGGGCACTGGGCCCTTGCCTTCCCGCCGGACGCCGAGCCCTGGCGGCGCCTTCGCCCCGGCGACCCCCTCAAGCTCTACGGCCGCCTCGAGCCGCCCGTACGGTACGCCCTCGAGGCCGGACCACTCCTCGTGCAGGCCGGGCGGCTCGCGTACACGCCAGAGGCCGAGGGGTTCCGGCCGGGCGCGCCGCAGGTCGCAAAAGTCACCTACCAGGCCGGAGTGGCCTGGAGGCGGGACGGCACGCTGTGGCTGGTGGTGTCGGACCCCACGACGCCCCGGGTGTTCGCCCAGGCGTTGCTCGAGCTTGGCGCGTGGAGCGCGATCCGCATGGACGCGGGGGGGTCGGCGCAACTGTACGTTCAGGGCCGTCTGGTCTTTCCCGAGAAGGCGCGGCCGGTGGTGAACGGCCTCGCCCTCTACCCCAAGTGA
- a CDS encoding glucodextranase DOMON-like domain-containing protein, whose amino-acid sequence MIWLLLALALLDPAGDDRGPGYAYPTAPVYQEVGFADLTGFEVTVQDANLVLSVRLDRYPNPAEAPLGFSLPVIAIYVDTGPGGEEVLPGAGLRTPKGQGWERAYLLTGWGAEARAPGVLPRPVRAERDGEWIRIHTDLPPGPYGYYVAVGLYDPFEPWGFRAVRPGGGPWRLEGPEAAPRAVDVLARNQAAVYASGVLPPARAGLRFSLWRGAALGLWALGGLALFLAFRRSRRPHEPQEGVGNRQ is encoded by the coding sequence CGGCGACGACCGCGGCCCGGGGTACGCCTACCCCACCGCGCCCGTGTACCAGGAGGTGGGGTTCGCGGACCTCACGGGGTTCGAGGTCACGGTCCAGGACGCGAACCTCGTGCTCTCCGTGCGGCTCGATCGGTACCCGAACCCCGCGGAGGCGCCGCTTGGCTTCTCGCTGCCCGTGATCGCCATCTACGTGGATACCGGCCCCGGAGGGGAGGAGGTCCTGCCCGGCGCGGGCCTCCGCACCCCCAAGGGCCAGGGGTGGGAGCGCGCCTACCTCCTCACCGGCTGGGGCGCCGAAGCCCGCGCGCCGGGCGTCCTGCCCCGCCCCGTGCGCGCCGAACGGGACGGGGAATGGATCCGCATCCACACCGACCTCCCCCCCGGCCCGTACGGGTACTACGTCGCGGTCGGCCTGTACGACCCGTTCGAGCCCTGGGGGTTCCGCGCGGTGCGTCCTGGCGGCGGCCCCTGGCGGCTGGAGGGCCCCGAGGCGGCGCCGCGTGCGGTGGACGTGCTCGCTCGGAACCAAGCGGCGGTGTACGCGAGCGGCGTCCTCCCCCCCGCCCGGGCCGGGCTGCGCTTCTCCTTGTGGCGGGGGGCCGCCCTCGGGCTTTGGGCCCTGGGGGGTCTCGCGCTCTTCCTCGCCTTCCGGCGCTCCCGCCGCCCTCACGAACCTCAGGAGGGTGTCGGGAATCGTCAGTAA